The following are from one region of the Scylla paramamosain isolate STU-SP2022 chromosome 45, ASM3559412v1, whole genome shotgun sequence genome:
- the LOC135094262 gene encoding jerky protein homolog, with the protein MGEEGACQFSDGWLHRFKVRYGIRKLDISGESKSANLPSAEEFVDRFAKIVEEHNLMSEQIYNADETGLFYRCLPRTTLASESGGDVKGFKQSKDRLTVLCCTNMAGTHKIKLCMVGKHKKPCCFKNVNYLPVDYHNQRSAWMTAEIFLDWFKHCFVPSVKENLKKNGLPEDSKVVLLLDNCRAHPPAEELVVGNIFPVYLPPNVTSVIQPMDQGVIQIFKMSYRKSFLRKLVNYEDGTIPEFQKQFNVKDAIFMASLAWLDVKRQTLMRCWRKLYPLMMCDDEDDEEFEGFVGGMKNSEVSELREMGGNVQLKVTDEALQEWVDVDENQAVTFTLTDEELINAVVDHLEKISDDSDDDE; encoded by the exons ATGGGCGAGGAAGGGGCATGCCAGTTCTCTGATGGCTGGCTCCACAGGTTCAAGGTTCGTTACGGCATAAGGAAGCTGGACATCTCGGGAGAATCAAAATCTGCCAACTTACCCTCGGCTGAAGAGTTTGTTGACAg GTTTGCGAAGATAGTTGAGGAGCATAACCTGATGTCTGAGCAGATTTACAACGCCGACGAGACTGGCTTGTTCTACCGCTGTCTGCCAAGAACCACACTTGCAAGCGAGTCCGGGGGAGACGTGAAGGGATTCAAACAGAGCAAGGACAGGCTGACAGTTCTGTGCTGCACTAACATGGCTGGTACGCACAAAATCAAGTTGTGCATGGTTGGCAAGCACAAGAAGCCGTGCTGTTTTAAGAACGTGAATTACCTGCCTGTCGATTATCATAACCAACGAAGTGCTTGGATGACAGCTGAAATTTTCCTTGACTGGTTCAAGCATTGTTTTGTGCCATCTGTCAAGGAAAATCTGAAGAAAAATGGTCTACCAGAGGACAGTAAGgtagttttattattagatAATTGTAGAGCTCATCCACCAGCAGAGGAACTTGTTGTGGGAAATATTTTTCCTGTGTATTTGCCCCCTAATGTCACAAGTGTTATTCAACCCATGGATCAGGGAGTCATTCAAATTTTTAAGATGAGCTATCGTAAGAGTTTCCTTCGCAAACTTGTTAATTATGAGGACGGCACAATCCCCGAGTTCCAAAAACAGTTTAATGTTAAGGATGCGATATTCATGGCTTCACTTGCTTGGCTAGACGTTAAAAGGCAAACATTGATGCGATGTTGGCGAAAATTGTACCCTTtgatgatgtgtgatgatgaggatgatgaggagtttgaagggtttgtaggtggcatgaaaaattCGGAGGTGAGCGAGCTGAGGGAAATGGGGGGAAATGTGCAACTGaaagtgacagatgaagcgTTACAGGAATGGGTGGATGTGGACGAAAATCAGGCTGTAACATTCACTCTCACAGACGAGGAACTTATCAACGCTGTAGTAGATcatttagagaaaattagtgatgatagtgatgatgatgagtga